CATTGCCTGATGCGTCAGAACCGCCATAGGCAAACTGCACATCCTCCCAGTTAAGATTGCAATCCGACAACGCCTCGCGCACCGCATAAATGCCCATATCAATCCCGCTACGGCCCTCTGTTCTGCCGAAAGGATGAATGCCCACTCCGATAATACCTACGTCAGTCATGCAGCCACCTTTGCCATCGGCCTGAAGGCATGCATCACACTGCCCGGCGCACCATTAATATCTGGAACAACCGTAAGTTCTACCGGTAGACCAATCTCTACTTCGTCTTCCTCTATGTCCACAAGACGCGCTTCTACTTTTAATTGCCCGGGTAAATCGACATATGCGACAAGATAGGGCGTAAAATCATCAGGGCCAGCATATGGTGGGGTCTTCGGGCGAAACCGCTGAACCGTAAACGACCATATTGTCCCCTCGCGCTTCAATGGCACGGGTTGGAAAAATTCCCTATCTCCACCCATGAGCGGAAACACATATTTACCTGAAGCTTCATTATGACCGCCCTGCAAATAATAGCTTCCATCCTCAGCTACTAAAAGGTGGGGGGGGTCGCCTGTTATGTCTTGATCCATTGTCTTTAAGAATATTTTGAAATCTACAGAAATATATATTCTTCACTACTAGCTTTTAAAAAAAGCCAGCGGCACTCCCTAAATAACTAGGTTGTTAAGAAGAATATTAAATCAGTATTTTGGAACTCATATTGCTGATATACCCAAGCTGAGTAGCTTTAAAAACCGCCTGACTGCGATTGACAGCATCAAGCTTCATCGAAGCATTATGAATATGAAAGCGAACTGTCGCACGACTACGTTTGATAATCATGCTGATTTCAATATCGGTTTTACCCATTGCAGCCCAACGCAAGCACTCCACTTCGCGCTTAGAGAGTTTCGAACTGCTTGGCAATATCTGAACACGCGGCAAAACATGCATATATGAACGAATAAAGGCGCGCGCATAAAGTCCCAATTCCATGCCAAAATTATCATAAGCCTCTGATAAGTCTGTCATTTTCTCATCAAAAGGATTGAAGCTGACTGCGCCAATCTGACTGAAAGGCATATGAACCGGCACAACAATCGCCGCAGTGGTTTTGGCTCTCTCGCGGAATTTCGAAAGATCAATTTCATCCAGAAACGTATTGGGATGCTGGGTATAGACGCCTTTTTCATTAATCCAGAAGGGCTCGCTCTCATAGCGGCAGGCCATAGTTATCGGCGACTCTAGTGCCAGATAAGCACTTCCAAGCCAGTCATTTTTTCCTTCCCAGCCAAAAACCTCAGTCGCAATTAGCTGACCTTCAACATCAACCAGCGCCTCATTCTTTGCAATGTTATGACTTGCGGCAATGCGCATATTAACGAGTTTTTTAACAATATCACGGAAAGCCTCGGCGGAACTACGAATGTCTTCCGGGCTTTTGATACGAATGTTTTTGAGGTTTTTATCCACTTCCATAGCCGGAAACTAACCTTTTTACTTCACCCTGACAAATTATTTAGTATCAATTAAACGCAATAGAATGTTCTAACCATAAGAGTAGATAGTGCCCAACAGAAATTATAGAAGGTTCCCACTGTGCATTTCCAACTGTCAGATGATCAACAAATGCTCAAATCGCTCGTAGAGCGTTTTGTTCAAGATCATTATGCCGACGGGCAAAGAAACACATATCTGGCAACACCCTATGGATTTAGCCCTGAGAATTGGTGTCTTTTGGGTGAACTGGGGATTATTGCCACCGCCTTTGATGAGGCCGATGGTGGTATTGAAACAGATATCAAAACATTAACAGTGATTTTCGAAGCTTTAGGGCGGGGCATCACAACTGAACCACTTATTGAGTATGCTTATGAGTCTGGTGCGCTCTTTGCCGCCACCGCTTCACCGGAACTAAAATCTGCCTGGATAGATCACCTCATCACCGGCGAGAAGCGCCTCGCGCTTGCACACACCGAACAACGCGCGCGCGATAATCCTCTATGGGTTGAAGTGACCGCCACGCCAAAAGATGACGGGTTTAGTCTGACCGGCTCGAAGTCACTGGTGCCGAGCGGGGTCGGGGTTGATGGCTATATCATCTCTTCAAAATCTGTTGATGGCACACAAGGTGAGGTGTCGCTATTTTTCGTGCCTGCAGAAACGCCAGGCCTTCAAATAGTGCCTTACAGACTTGTTGATGGGCGCGTCGCTGTAAAACTTGATTTTGACTCCATTCAAGTTCCTGCATCCTACAAGCTCGATGGAGGGTTTCAGGCTCTTACAGAGGTACAACAAATGTCCGATATTGCCCGTTGCGCCGAAACGCTGGGGCTGATGGAAACTATGTTTGAGGCGACCCTTGAATACTTAAAGACACGCAAACAGTTTGGAAAACCTCTAGGCAGTTTTCAGGCACTTCAGCATCGTATGGTTGAACAATATGTTGCCATTGACCAGTTGCGGTCTCTCATTATGCGCCTTACGCTTTTAAACAATGATGCGACTGAAGAGCTTGGCAAGATGATTGCTGGCGTGCGTGCCTTTGCTGCTGAAGCCGGAACAGCTTTGGGACATGAGGCTATTCAGCTTCATGGTGGCATGGGTGTGTCAGAAGAGGTTATTGTCGCAACCGGGCATAAAAGACTTATGATGCTTGCGCGTTATCCCTATTCGGCAGAAAGAG
This sequence is a window from Candidatus Micropelagos thuwalensis. Protein-coding genes within it:
- a CDS encoding Zn-ribbon domain-containing OB-fold protein, translating into MDQDITGDPPHLLVAEDGSYYLQGGHNEASGKYVFPLMGGDREFFQPVPLKREGTIWSFTVQRFRPKTPPYAGPDDFTPYLVAYVDLPGQLKVEARLVDIEEDEVEIGLPVELTVVPDINGAPGSVMHAFRPMAKVAA
- a CDS encoding helix-turn-helix transcriptional regulator — translated: MEVDKNLKNIRIKSPEDIRSSAEAFRDIVKKLVNMRIAASHNIAKNEALVDVEGQLIATEVFGWEGKNDWLGSAYLALESPITMACRYESEPFWINEKGVYTQHPNTFLDEIDLSKFRERAKTTAAIVVPVHMPFSQIGAVSFNPFDEKMTDLSEAYDNFGMELGLYARAFIRSYMHVLPRVQILPSSSKLSKREVECLRWAAMGKTDIEISMIIKRSRATVRFHIHNASMKLDAVNRSQAVFKATQLGYISNMSSKILI
- a CDS encoding acyl-CoA dehydrogenase family protein — protein: MHFQLSDDQQMLKSLVERFVQDHYADGQRNTYLATPYGFSPENWCLLGELGIIATAFDEADGGIETDIKTLTVIFEALGRGITTEPLIEYAYESGALFAATASPELKSAWIDHLITGEKRLALAHTEQRARDNPLWVEVTATPKDDGFSLTGSKSLVPSGVGVDGYIISSKSVDGTQGEVSLFFVPAETPGLQIVPYRLVDGRVAVKLDFDSIQVPASYKLDGGFQALTEVQQMSDIARCAETLGLMETMFEATLEYLKTRKQFGKPLGSFQALQHRMVEQYVAIDQLRSLIMRLTLLNNDATEELGKMIAGVRAFAAEAGTALGHEAIQLHGGMGVSEEVIVATGHKRLMMLARYPYSAERAMDIYAGARA